One Nostocoides sp. HKS02 genomic window carries:
- a CDS encoding TetR/AcrR family transcriptional regulator, giving the protein MEATSLLHESVGPAHTTISGIAERAGVTRLTVYRHFPDDESLFAACSAHWTAQQRLPDPAAWAGVADPEERLRVGLTDLYRFYRAGEPMLRRIYGDWDCLPATIQAELSRRDVALRDVLLEPFGPSRPKRLVAVLGHAVSFWTWRSLCIDNGLTNPSAVSAMTALAHAVAPAERRSPRR; this is encoded by the coding sequence GTGGAAGCCACCTCGCTGCTCCACGAGAGCGTCGGGCCGGCGCACACGACGATCTCGGGGATCGCGGAGCGCGCCGGTGTCACGCGGCTGACGGTCTATCGGCACTTTCCGGACGACGAGTCCCTGTTCGCGGCCTGCTCGGCCCACTGGACTGCTCAGCAGCGTCTTCCCGATCCGGCAGCGTGGGCCGGCGTCGCCGACCCCGAGGAGCGGTTGCGGGTCGGGTTGACCGACCTGTACCGCTTCTACCGGGCTGGTGAGCCCATGCTTCGACGGATCTACGGGGACTGGGACTGCCTGCCCGCGACGATCCAGGCCGAGCTCTCACGGCGGGACGTTGCTCTGCGTGACGTACTTCTCGAGCCGTTTGGCCCCTCACGACCCAAGCGGCTGGTCGCCGTCCTGGGGCACGCCGTGTCGTTCTGGACCTGGCGATCGCTCTGTATCGACAACGGGCTCACGAACCCCTCCGCGGTGTCTGCGATGACCGCGCTCGCCCACGCCGTCGCCCCAGCGGAACGGAGGTCTCCACGGCGATGA
- a CDS encoding DUF2975 domain-containing protein produces the protein MGKLTVGALRAVLLGVLVGTVLVQALMVWALVTRPGDGALPLTPLRAVTILGMAAVQVAVVCVWRLVTMVRRGTVFSHAAFRYVDGVIGAIVAASGVWFAVTILNAPGQRADPGVTIIMGGIGVAILGVALIVLVLRMLLAQAVARDVEATQLQAELDEVI, from the coding sequence ATGGGGAAGCTGACAGTGGGCGCGCTGCGGGCGGTGCTCCTCGGCGTACTCGTCGGGACCGTGCTGGTCCAGGCCTTGATGGTGTGGGCGTTGGTCACCCGCCCGGGGGACGGGGCGCTCCCGCTGACTCCGCTGCGCGCCGTCACGATCCTGGGCATGGCGGCGGTCCAGGTCGCCGTGGTGTGCGTGTGGCGGCTGGTGACGATGGTGCGACGCGGAACCGTCTTCTCGCACGCCGCTTTTCGGTACGTGGACGGCGTGATCGGCGCGATCGTGGCGGCTTCGGGCGTGTGGTTCGCGGTCACCATCCTCAACGCCCCGGGTCAGCGGGCCGACCCAGGCGTCACCATCATCATGGGCGGAATCGGGGTGGCCATCCTGGGGGTTGCCCTCATCGTGCTGGTGCTGCGGATGTTGCTCGCCCAGGCCGTGGCGCGCGACGTCGAGGCGACGCAGCTGCAGGCCGAGCTGGACGAGGTGATCTGA
- a CDS encoding helix-turn-helix transcriptional regulator has protein sequence MPIAVDIDVMLARRKMSVGELADRVGITPANLAVLKNGRAKAVRFATLAALCEVLRCQPGDLLRWEAEDAQAHELDRRSPAASS, from the coding sequence ATGCCGATCGCCGTCGACATCGACGTGATGCTGGCCAGGCGGAAGATGTCCGTGGGCGAGCTCGCGGACCGCGTGGGCATCACGCCCGCCAACCTGGCCGTCCTCAAGAATGGGCGTGCCAAGGCGGTGCGCTTTGCGACGCTTGCTGCCTTGTGCGAGGTGCTCAGGTGCCAGCCGGGCGACCTGCTGCGCTGGGAGGCCGAGGACGCGCAGGCCCATGAGCTGGATCGCCGATCACCCGCAGCATCGTCCTGA
- a CDS encoding dihydrofolate reductase family protein: MRKVVLYTLQSLDGAVDDPDRFFAQSQERAEVPEFDSAMLDNEQRIIAAQDTVLLGRSMYDQWSRFWPTADYEPFASFINGVKKYVVTSSPLSSTWRNAEAVHAPVEDWVRDLKATPGGDIGVHGSIQLAQSLLAAGLVDELQLVVGPTVGFTGRRLFSSTDDIRRLDLISARPTPSGAVLLTYRMP; the protein is encoded by the coding sequence ATGCGCAAGGTCGTGCTCTACACCCTGCAGTCCCTCGACGGGGCGGTCGACGATCCCGATCGGTTCTTCGCCCAGAGCCAGGAGCGGGCCGAGGTCCCCGAGTTCGACTCCGCGATGCTGGACAACGAACAGAGGATCATCGCCGCGCAGGACACGGTGCTGCTCGGCCGCTCCATGTACGACCAGTGGTCGCGGTTCTGGCCGACCGCGGACTACGAGCCGTTTGCCAGCTTCATCAACGGCGTCAAGAAGTACGTGGTGACGTCCTCGCCGTTGTCGAGCACGTGGCGCAACGCAGAGGCAGTCCATGCGCCAGTGGAGGACTGGGTGCGCGACCTGAAGGCCACGCCCGGGGGTGACATCGGTGTCCACGGCAGCATCCAGCTGGCGCAATCGCTGCTCGCGGCGGGACTTGTGGACGAGCTGCAGCTCGTGGTGGGCCCGACGGTCGGATTCACGGGACGGAGGCTGTTCAGCAGCACCGACGACATCCGCCGCCTTGACCTCATCAGCGCACGGCCGACCCCCAGCGGCGCGGTGCTGCTGACCTACCGTATGCCGTGA
- a CDS encoding NADPH:quinone reductase — MKAIVYTSAGGPEVLHLVDRPIPEPGPGEVRVRIHVSGVNPTDWKRRAGGLPPGIAAQVPNQDGAGIIDAVGPGVPASRLGERVWIWEAAWQRPDGTAQEQVVLPERHAVPLPDHAPFALGAALGIPALTAHRTLTVAEGGPERLARGALSGKTVLVAGGAGAVGNAAIQLARWAGAHVITTVSGPAKAALALAAGADQVVNYRSGNAVEQVRAIAPEGVDLFVEVAPDANATLDHTVAAPNATIAFYADDGSDDVRLAIRQAMTKNLRWQGVLVYTVSEQAKAHAIAGVRAAVEDGALKVGESAGLPLHWFAFEDTAEAHAAVETGVVGKVLIEVAPNARGGHHRS; from the coding sequence ATGAAGGCGATCGTCTACACCTCCGCCGGCGGGCCTGAGGTCCTGCACCTGGTCGACAGGCCGATCCCCGAGCCCGGACCAGGCGAGGTCCGCGTGCGGATTCACGTCTCAGGCGTCAACCCCACCGACTGGAAGCGCCGCGCAGGCGGGCTTCCGCCCGGGATCGCCGCGCAGGTGCCGAACCAGGATGGTGCCGGAATCATCGACGCAGTCGGTCCAGGGGTGCCCGCGTCGAGGCTCGGCGAGCGGGTCTGGATCTGGGAGGCCGCTTGGCAGCGCCCGGACGGCACCGCCCAGGAACAGGTCGTGCTGCCCGAGCGACACGCCGTGCCACTGCCGGACCATGCCCCATTCGCACTCGGCGCAGCCCTTGGGATCCCAGCCCTCACCGCGCACCGCACCCTCACCGTGGCCGAAGGAGGTCCAGAGCGGCTGGCTCGGGGCGCTCTGTCCGGAAAGACAGTGCTCGTCGCGGGCGGCGCGGGAGCTGTGGGCAACGCCGCCATCCAGCTCGCCCGATGGGCGGGGGCGCACGTGATCACGACCGTCAGCGGGCCGGCCAAGGCCGCGCTGGCCCTGGCGGCGGGCGCGGACCAGGTCGTCAACTACCGCAGCGGGAACGCCGTCGAACAGGTCCGCGCGATCGCTCCCGAAGGAGTCGACCTCTTCGTCGAGGTGGCTCCAGACGCGAACGCCACTCTGGATCACACGGTCGCCGCACCGAACGCGACGATTGCCTTCTATGCCGACGACGGCTCCGACGACGTCCGCCTCGCCATCCGGCAGGCCATGACCAAGAACCTGCGCTGGCAGGGCGTCCTCGTCTACACGGTGTCGGAGCAGGCCAAGGCACACGCCATCGCTGGCGTCCGCGCGGCCGTCGAGGACGGTGCGCTGAAGGTCGGTGAGAGTGCGGGCCTGCCACTGCACTGGTTCGCGTTCGAGGACACCGCCGAGGCGCACGCGGCAGTCGAGACCGGCGTCGTCGGCAAGGTCCTCATCGAGGTCGCGCCCAACGCCCGTGGTGGCCACCACCGCTCCTGA
- a CDS encoding ester cyclase — protein sequence MADSANLATSLYEAWNRRDFDTLASLAGPDTEIVLVGSGETLRGPEGARKYGTMWADAFPDGSITIDRVIPSGETVAVEFTGRGTHTGDLVTPMGVFPATGKSVTLQLCDVYEFRDGKVRSQHAYLDSGSLTAQLGLTGQAATTQLQAGEQ from the coding sequence ATGGCAGACAGTGCAAACCTTGCAACCAGCCTTTACGAGGCGTGGAACCGGCGTGACTTCGACACGCTGGCGAGCCTCGCCGGCCCGGACACCGAGATCGTCCTGGTCGGCAGTGGCGAAACCCTCCGGGGACCTGAAGGCGCCCGGAAGTACGGAACGATGTGGGCCGATGCGTTCCCCGACGGCTCCATCACGATCGATCGGGTCATCCCCTCAGGCGAAACCGTGGCGGTCGAGTTCACCGGCCGCGGTACGCACACAGGCGACCTGGTCACACCCATGGGAGTGTTCCCTGCGACAGGCAAGTCCGTCACGCTGCAGCTCTGCGACGTGTACGAGTTCCGGGACGGCAAGGTCCGCTCCCAGCACGCATACCTGGACAGCGGTTCACTCACCGCCCAGCTCGGGCTCACCGGGCAGGCGGCCACCACCCAGCTTCAGGCTGGGGAACAGTAG
- a CDS encoding cyclic nucleotide-binding domain-containing protein, which produces MKATQLEEHLSRIDLFHDMSDKAIRRLIGSGREVLHEDGHRVIGEGSDLAMAFHVVLDGHGVVTSAGVERRIIGPGDSFGEISLIDGEPRSATVIAQGPLRTFAIPREPFVLLLDDHPEIARGLLLVLCRRLRQAEASMAGS; this is translated from the coding sequence ATGAAAGCCACCCAGTTGGAGGAGCATCTCTCACGCATCGACCTGTTCCACGACATGTCCGACAAGGCCATCCGTCGACTGATCGGGTCCGGCCGTGAGGTGCTGCACGAGGACGGCCACAGAGTCATCGGTGAGGGCAGCGACCTTGCCATGGCCTTTCACGTGGTCCTCGATGGTCACGGCGTCGTGACCAGTGCCGGAGTGGAGCGCCGCATCATCGGACCCGGGGACTCCTTCGGTGAGATCAGCCTCATCGACGGAGAGCCCCGCTCCGCCACCGTCATCGCACAGGGCCCCTTGCGCACGTTCGCGATCCCGCGCGAGCCGTTCGTGCTGTTGCTCGACGACCACCCCGAGATCGCCCGGGGCCTGCTGCTCGTCTTGTGCCGTCGGCTGCGCCAGGCCGAGGCATCCATGGCCGGGAGCTAG
- a CDS encoding phosphatase PAP2 family protein gives MPVRRLAGVLLACSAFLVVLLGVLFAHQTHADSVDRTLDAPVIAWFAGHPGLAARLASPGSLVPATVLTAALAVASLLAGRLNGALLALAVPVSVGLAEGLLKPLFDRTSLGSLAYPSGHATAMFAVASATAVLLLASEQPREAKGLRIALPAAMCLLGCTVSGAVIGLRWHYLTDTVAGAAVGLGTVCGLALLLDRPIVRSWLAGRTRA, from the coding sequence GTGCCCGTCCGGCGGTTGGCGGGTGTGCTGCTGGCCTGCTCGGCTTTCCTGGTGGTGCTGCTCGGCGTGCTGTTCGCCCACCAGACCCACGCGGACAGCGTGGACCGCACCCTCGACGCGCCCGTCATTGCCTGGTTCGCCGGCCATCCGGGTCTGGCCGCACGACTTGCCTCTCCCGGCTCCCTGGTTCCTGCCACCGTGCTGACCGCCGCCCTCGCGGTCGCCTCCCTGCTGGCCGGGCGACTCAACGGCGCCCTGCTTGCCCTGGCCGTACCGGTGTCGGTCGGCCTGGCCGAGGGTCTGCTCAAGCCCCTGTTCGACCGCACCTCGCTGGGAAGCCTCGCCTACCCGAGCGGCCACGCCACCGCCATGTTCGCGGTCGCCTCGGCAACGGCGGTGCTGCTCCTCGCTTCGGAGCAGCCGCGGGAAGCGAAGGGGCTGCGGATAGCGCTCCCGGCAGCGATGTGCCTGCTGGGATGCACCGTCTCGGGCGCTGTCATTGGCCTGCGCTGGCACTACCTCACTGACACGGTGGCGGGTGCCGCGGTCGGTCTGGGCACCGTCTGCGGGCTTGCCCTCCTCCTGGACCGACCGATCGTGAGGTCATGGCTGGCGGGCCGGACCAGGGCGTAG
- a CDS encoding nitroreductase family protein — METWDAMRARRNVRQFTEQPVPDEVLDRILEAGRRAPSAGNWQPWDFVLVTDRAQLVELAKVWQGARHVAAAAAAIAIVAPEPEDDRQSALLQYDLGQATYAMTIAAADLGVGTGHAAATDQAQAQAVLGFPEGRFLAYLLSVGYPADKPLAVIKQLNRRPFDEVVHRGVW, encoded by the coding sequence GTGGAGACCTGGGATGCCATGCGCGCGCGACGAAACGTTCGGCAGTTCACTGAGCAGCCTGTCCCAGACGAGGTGCTCGACCGGATCCTCGAAGCTGGGCGGCGGGCCCCGTCGGCGGGCAACTGGCAGCCGTGGGACTTCGTGCTGGTCACCGACCGTGCGCAGCTGGTGGAGCTGGCGAAGGTCTGGCAGGGCGCCCGGCACGTCGCCGCAGCGGCAGCCGCGATCGCGATCGTCGCGCCGGAGCCAGAGGACGATCGGCAGTCGGCCCTGCTCCAGTACGACCTGGGCCAGGCCACCTACGCGATGACCATCGCCGCGGCCGACCTGGGCGTCGGCACGGGCCATGCTGCGGCCACCGACCAGGCCCAGGCGCAAGCCGTCCTCGGCTTCCCCGAGGGGCGATTCCTCGCCTACCTGCTCTCCGTCGGTTACCCGGCGGACAAGCCGCTGGCCGTCATCAAGCAGCTGAACCGGCGCCCGTTCGACGAGGTCGTGCACCGCGGAGTGTGGTAG
- a CDS encoding dihydrofolate reductase family protein, whose protein sequence is MSLARIHNFSISLDGFATGEPQTLEAPFGHAGQRLHQWMFATQFWDAAGSDGVDNAFAERHSQGIGAEIMGANKFGPPGWRHDPAWAGWWGPNPPFHTPTFVLTHHPRPSLEMEGGTTFHFIQATPAEALAMAREAAGGQDVRIGGGATVVRDFLAAGLVDHMHLVQVPIVLGRGVRVWDGLEAIEDGYDVEALSSPSGVTHLTFTRAGTA, encoded by the coding sequence ATGTCACTCGCACGGATCCACAACTTCTCCATCTCCCTCGACGGCTTCGCCACGGGCGAACCGCAGACCCTCGAGGCACCGTTCGGTCATGCGGGGCAGCGACTGCACCAGTGGATGTTCGCTACCCAGTTCTGGGACGCGGCCGGGAGCGATGGGGTCGACAACGCCTTCGCCGAGCGGCACAGCCAGGGCATCGGCGCGGAGATCATGGGCGCCAACAAGTTCGGGCCGCCCGGCTGGCGGCACGACCCGGCCTGGGCAGGCTGGTGGGGCCCGAACCCGCCGTTCCACACCCCGACGTTCGTCCTCACCCATCATCCGCGGCCCTCGTTGGAGATGGAGGGGGGCACCACGTTCCACTTCATCCAGGCCACCCCGGCCGAGGCGCTCGCGATGGCTCGCGAAGCAGCCGGTGGCCAGGACGTCCGGATCGGCGGCGGCGCGACCGTGGTGCGCGACTTCCTTGCTGCCGGGCTCGTCGACCACATGCATCTCGTCCAGGTCCCGATCGTCCTCGGTCGTGGCGTCCGAGTCTGGGACGGCCTGGAGGCCATCGAGGACGGCTACGACGTCGAGGCGCTCTCGTCCCCGAGCGGCGTCACCCACCTGACCTTCACGCGCGCCGGAACGGCATGA
- a CDS encoding pyridine nucleotide-disulfide oxidoreductase — protein MHTIDADYLVVGAGAMGMAFTDALVDHADVRVALVDRRYGVSGHWLEAYPFVRLHQASAFYGVASTLLGGGQLQQRGPEKGLQERATQPEICAYYAQMLDRMREAGRVEFFGNSEYAGDRRFFSRISGEWFEVPERCRVVDARYLAPSIPAEKPAPFEAADDVRVIPVNDLVRLEEAPSQYVIVGSGKTATDACIWLLALGVDPGAICWVRPRDPWMMNRAVVQPDPAIFLGMAADTMQAAHDANSVEELFLRLEDAGIMLRIDRTVMPTMAKTPTLATWELERLRTVENVVRRGHLETVDRGKLTFADGSVAIAQDAVVVHCAADGLKYPPLVPVWRPEAITLQAIRAGFPCFGAALIGYVEATRREDEEKNRLCTPSQFGNSMAQWARMNVQGTRATASFSSEPDIKEWSNQVAINPARIPPGHPESARLDDARERLATYTRPGLARLAELMEPDLRRP, from the coding sequence ATGCACACGATCGACGCTGACTACCTCGTGGTGGGTGCCGGCGCCATGGGCATGGCCTTCACCGACGCGCTGGTCGACCACGCCGACGTCCGCGTGGCCCTGGTCGACCGTCGGTACGGCGTCAGCGGGCACTGGCTCGAGGCATACCCGTTCGTGCGGCTGCACCAGGCGTCTGCCTTCTACGGCGTCGCGTCGACCCTCCTCGGCGGCGGCCAGCTGCAGCAACGCGGGCCGGAGAAGGGTCTGCAGGAGCGGGCCACCCAGCCGGAGATCTGCGCCTACTACGCCCAGATGCTCGACCGCATGCGCGAGGCGGGCCGCGTCGAGTTCTTCGGCAACAGCGAGTATGCCGGCGACCGCCGCTTCTTCTCGCGCATCTCGGGCGAGTGGTTCGAGGTGCCCGAGCGGTGCCGGGTTGTCGACGCCCGGTACCTGGCCCCGAGCATTCCCGCGGAGAAACCAGCTCCGTTCGAGGCTGCCGACGACGTCCGGGTGATACCGGTCAACGACCTGGTCCGGCTGGAGGAGGCGCCGAGCCAGTACGTCATCGTCGGGTCGGGCAAGACCGCGACCGACGCCTGCATCTGGCTGCTCGCGCTCGGGGTGGATCCGGGGGCGATCTGCTGGGTGCGGCCCCGCGACCCGTGGATGATGAACCGGGCGGTGGTCCAGCCGGACCCCGCGATCTTCCTGGGCATGGCGGCCGACACGATGCAGGCAGCGCACGACGCGAACTCGGTCGAAGAGCTGTTCCTGCGACTCGAGGATGCCGGCATCATGCTGCGCATCGACCGGACCGTCATGCCGACCATGGCCAAGACGCCGACGCTGGCGACGTGGGAGCTGGAGCGGTTGCGCACCGTGGAGAACGTCGTTCGACGGGGACACCTCGAGACCGTCGATCGGGGCAAGCTCACCTTCGCCGATGGCTCGGTGGCGATCGCGCAGGATGCCGTCGTCGTGCACTGCGCGGCTGATGGTCTGAAGTACCCGCCGCTGGTCCCCGTCTGGCGTCCCGAGGCGATCACCCTGCAAGCGATCAGGGCCGGCTTCCCCTGCTTCGGTGCGGCCCTGATCGGCTACGTCGAGGCAACCCGTCGCGAGGACGAGGAGAAGAACCGGCTGTGCACGCCATCGCAGTTCGGCAACTCGATGGCGCAGTGGGCGCGGATGAACGTCCAGGGCACGCGGGCCACGGCGTCCTTCTCGTCCGAGCCTGACATCAAGGAGTGGTCCAACCAGGTGGCGATCAACCCGGCGCGGATCCCGCCCGGACATCCCGAATCGGCGCGACTGGACGATGCTCGCGAGCGCCTGGCGACGTACACGCGCCCCGGTCTCGCTCGACTTGCCGAGCTGATGGAGCCGGATCTCCGCCGCCCATGA